One stretch of Castor canadensis chromosome 14, mCasCan1.hap1v2, whole genome shotgun sequence DNA includes these proteins:
- the LOC109675409 gene encoding uncharacterized protein: MCLDLSSHRESVTFEDVAVNFTLEEWSLLNPSQENLYRSVMRETIRNLHAVGQKWRDQNFEKEDQNLGRYLRNQAVDRLCEHEEDYQWGEAFSQTHEIVNKGTPGAVPCERHVCGEVLDGHSPGNVPCRDHNIHKPYEYPGYGEKPHICKERGETFRSPQCLDKYERTRTEEKPYECKQCDKAFRYLSSLQNHKRIHTSDKHHECKQCGKTFKRHSNVQVHERSHTGEKPYVCKLCGKAFTSYTSLRTHERSHTGEKPYLCKLCGKAFTQSSDLQVHTRSHTGEKPHVCNLCGKAFPDSSHLQVHRRSHTGEKPYSCKQCGKAFTQSSNLHIHKRIHTGEKPYTCKQCGKAFTCSSHLQIHKRTHTGEKPYLCKKCGKAFTQSSDLQIHTRSHTGEKPYVCTQCGKAFPDSSHLQIHKRSHTGEKPYSCKQCGKAFTQSSYLRIHKRIHTGEKPYTCKQCGKAFTRSSHLQIHKRTHTGENPYLCKQCGKAFTQSNSLQIHKRIHTGEKPYVCQQCGKAFARSSSLHIHERTHKGEKPYVCKQCGKAFTWSSSLRRHEVVHTGEKPYVCKQCGKAFSRYSSIHKHEKTHTEKKPC; encoded by the exons ATGTGCCTGGATCTTTCTTCTCATAGG GAGTCGGTGACCTTTGAGGACGTGGCTGTGAACTTCACCCTGGAGGAGTGGAGTTTGCTGAATCCTTCCCAGGAGAATCTGTATAGATCTGTGATGCGGGAAACCATCAGGAACCTGCATGCTGTAG GACAAAAATGGAGAGACCAGAACTTTGAAAAGGAGGACCAAAATCTTGGAAGATATCTAAG AAATCAAGCAGTAGATAGGCTCTGTGAACATGAAGAAGACTATCAATGGGGAGAAGCCTTCAGCCAGACTCATGAGATTGTGAACAAGGGAACTCCTGGAGCAGTACCATGTGAAAGGCATGTGTGTGGAGAAGTCCTCGATGGTCACTCTCCTGGAAATGTGCCCTGCAGGGATCACAATATACACAAACCATATGAGTACCCAGGATATGGAGAGAAGCCACATATATGTAAAGAACGTGGGGAAACTTTCCGTTCTCCCCAGTGCCTTGATAAGTATGAAAGGACTCGCACTgaagagaaaccctatgaatgtaagcaatgtgaTAAAGCTTTCAGATATCTCAGCTCTCTTCAAAATCATAAAAGGATTCACACTAGCGATAAACACCATGAATGTAAACAATGCGGGAAAACCTTCAAAAGACACAGTAATGTTCAGGTCCATGAAAgaagtcacactggagagaaaccctatgtgtGTAAgctatgtgggaaagccttcacttctTATACTTCCCTTCGAACACATGAAAGaagtcacacaggagagaaaccatATTTATGTAAGCtttgtgggaaagccttcactcaaTCCAGTGATCTTCAAGTACATACAAGaagtcacactggagaaaaaccccATGTATGTAATTTGTGTGGGAAAGCCTTTCCTGATTCCAGTCACCTTCAAGTACATAGAAGaagtcacacaggagagaaaccatATTCATGTAAGCAGTGTGGCAAAGCCTTCACTCAGTCTAGTAACCTTCATATACATAaaagaattcatactggagaaaaaccctacACATGTAAGCAGTGCGGGAAAGCCTTCACTTGTTCAAGTCACCTTCAAATACataaaagaactcacactggagaaaagcccTATTTatgtaagaaatgtgggaaagccttcactcaaTCCAGTGATCTTCAAATACATACAAGaagtcacactggagaaaaaccctatgtaTGCActcagtgtgggaaagcctttccTGATTCCAGTCACCTCCAAATACATAAAAGaagtcacacaggagagaaaccatATTCATGTAAGCAGTGTGGTAAAGCCTTCACTCAGTCTAGTTACCTTCGTATACATAaaagaattcatactggagaaaaaccctacACATGTAAGCAATGCGGGAAAGCCTTCACTCGTTCAAGTCACCTTCAAATACataaaagaactcacactggagaaaatCCCTAtttatgtaagcaatgtgggaaagccttcactcaaTCCAATTCCCTTCAGATACataaaagaattcacactggagagaagccttaTGTGTgtcagcagtgtgggaaagcctttgctCGCTCCAGTTCCCTTCACATACATGAGAGAACTCACAAAGGAGAGAAGCCTTAtgtatgtaagcagtgtgggaaagccttcacatGGTCCAGTTCCCTTCGAAGACATGAAGTAGTTCACACAGGAGAAAAACCCTATgtgtgtaagcaatgtgggaaagccttcagtcgTTACAGCAGCATTCACAAACATGAAAAGACTCACACTGAAAAGAAACCCTGTTAA